One Paralichthys olivaceus isolate ysfri-2021 chromosome 8, ASM2471397v2, whole genome shotgun sequence genomic region harbors:
- the LOC109627540 gene encoding ras-related protein Rab-33B-like has translation MESSLEFSNSLGSVSSLSRCRTFKVLVIGDSGVGKTCLTHRLCAGQFPSRVEATIGVDFRERQLDVDGEKLKLQLWDTAGQERFRKSMVQHYYRNVHAVLFIYDVTFPASFSGLVSWIEECRQNSVGQDIPRFLVGNKSDLRDPRRTEGQVSQERAMSFAKAHGMMFFETSAKNPPLKRVNGQRGDREVSYQQDKVEDIVLAVGAKLKRQKKPLAANTATYNGSFKVLSKKRAEKEQWTCC, from the exons ATGGAGTCATCTCTGGAGTTTTCCAACTCTCTGGGCAGCGTGTCCTCCCTGAGCCGCTGTCGGACCTTCAAGGTGCTGGTGATCGGAGACTCCGGGGTGGGGAAGACCTGCCTCACACACCGGCTCTGCGCCGGACAGTTCCCCAGCAGAGTGGAGGCCACCATCGGAGTGGACTTCCGCGAGAGACAGCTGGACGTCGATGGAGAAAAATTAAAG CTCCAGCTGTGGGACACAGCAGGACAGGAGCGCTTTCGTAAGTCCATGGTGCAGCATTACTATCGGAACGTCCACGCCGTGCTCTTCATTTATGACGTGACCTTCCCCGCCAGTTTCAGCGGCCTGGTTTCCTGGATAGAAGAGTGCAGGCAGAACTCAGTAGGACAGGATATCCCAAG ATTCCTGGTGGGTAACAAAAGTGACCTCCGTGACCCCAGAAGGACTGAGGGCCAGGTGAGCCAGGAGCGGGCGATGAGCTTCGCCAAAGCCCATGGCATGATGTTCTTTGAGACGTCGGCCAAGAACCCGCCACTCAAGCGTGTGAACGGACAGcgaggagacagagaggtttCATATCAGCAGGATAAGGTGGAGGACATCGTCCTCGCCGTCGGCGCCAagctgaagagacagaaaaaacctTTGGCAGCGAACACTGCGACGTACAATGGGTCCTTTAAAGTCCTGAGcaagaaaagagcagagaaagagCAGTGGACCTGCTgctga